One Formosa agariphila KMM 3901 genomic window, AAATGGGCTTCTTTACAAAACTGTTTGGCCAATGCATAAGGGATTTTCCTTTTCTTCAGATATGTAATTAGTGCTCCATGCTGAATCTCTTTTGTTTCTAAAATTTTTAATTTAGAGGACTGATTTTTATTAGTATGGATTGGTGGCCTTATTTCATAATTCACTGTTTTTAATTTGGCTAGGATAAGCAAGGCATCTGCTACAGAAATTTTTAAAATGGCACATACCAAATCAATGATGTTTCCGCCTTTACCTATGCCGTGATCATACCAACGGTTTAATTGTTTTGACACCTTTAATGACGCGTGGGTTTCTGTACGAAATGGACTAAGAAACCAGGCGTCTTGTTGTTGTTCTCGAGAAGGAAAGTGGCCAAGCATAGCTAAGGCTTCCATTATAGATAATGATCGGGCAGTTTCACAGGTTAGTTTTTTTGTTTTCATAAGGCAATATGTTTTTAGATTTTTTTTGATGAATTGATGACAACCCCTTGAATCTCTATCTATACCAAGAAATATCAAGTCATCAATAATTCATCGTTTCATCATTTTTATATTTTAATTTTTAGTTCTTGTCATCATTTTCTATTTTGATGACCGTTTGATGAGTATTTTGATGACAGCTTAACCCTTGTAAATACTAGGGTTTTACAATCCTGTCATCGTTTCATCAAAATTTTCAAGTAAAAACTCTTTTGTAATGGTAAAATAACGCCCCTTATTTTCGGTTAAAATCTCAGTACCATCCTGTAAAATCATAAATTTTTGATAGCTGTTAGAGTTCGGCTGATTGGTTAAATTCCAATCGTGTTTCAGTAGCCGCCTAAGTTGAGTCAAGTCGGTTTTTACTCGTGTTCTGTTTAAAGCACTTAACGCATCCATTGGACACAACTGAATTTCTTCTAACTCAAACTTTTCTATAATTCCGAACAGAATACTGGCCAATTCCTTTTCTACACGATTTCTATTATTTTGCACTAACCTTAAAAGAGCAGGAGTTTTTATTTGTCTAGGCGTGAACCACATGCGAGTGATATTTTGAGATTCTAGTTCTCTAGTATTTAGGAAATTTAGAAAGGCTGGTATTTCTTCAATAAGTCCTTGTAGTAAATCAATACGTTCCTTTTTTATAACAGGAATTTTTAAAACCCAGAATCGGGTTTCATTGGCATCGATCTTTATGAAATTGGTTTCATTATTACTACATAAAATGAACTTTCCAAAAAACTCAACTTCACGTTTGTCTTTACCTTTGGCTTCCAATTTATTTATATTTGTAGTACTTAAATATTTAATACGCTCTGTTAATTCTTCTTTATTGAATAGTACTTCATCTATACAAATCAATAATTTGTTTGCCCAATCGGCATTAAACTGACTGCTAAAACTATCGTTAGTTAAATAAGTTAGGTTGTTTTCAAAGATGGCTTTCATCCATTTTAGAAACGTACTTTTTCCTGTAACACGTTCTTTGGATACCAGGCATAAAATGGGTAAGATTTGAACAGGTTTTTGATATAAGAGCTGCAGATAATCTAACCCTAAGGAAAAATGATCTCCAAAGATATGTTTCAGAAAACCGAGTGTCTCATAACAATCACCAGCTTTTGGAATGTTACTTAAAGGCGAATAAGTGTTATAGAATCCTAAATATTCCGGTTTAAAATCGATGTGATTTGGAATACAAGTAAAACCATCATATTTAGAGATTTTACTTAAATAATTTTTTCCGTGATCTTGTTTTATGGTTTCCATATTCCAATGCACAAGAAATTCA contains:
- a CDS encoding primase-helicase family protein, whose protein sequence is MIKIPYVRVGTSYYKMVKAPTIAGHFNEFLVHWNMETIKQDHGKNYLSKISKYDGFTCIPNHIDFKPEYLGFYNTYSPLSNIPKAGDCYETLGFLKHIFGDHFSLGLDYLQLLYQKPVQILPILCLVSKERVTGKSTFLKWMKAIFENNLTYLTNDSFSSQFNADWANKLLICIDEVLFNKEELTERIKYLSTTNINKLEAKGKDKREVEFFGKFILCSNNETNFIKIDANETRFWVLKIPVIKKERIDLLQGLIEEIPAFLNFLNTRELESQNITRMWFTPRQIKTPALLRLVQNNRNRVEKELASILFGIIEKFELEEIQLCPMDALSALNRTRVKTDLTQLRRLLKHDWNLTNQPNSNSYQKFMILQDGTEILTENKGRYFTITKEFLLENFDETMTGL
- a CDS encoding toprim domain-containing protein; amino-acid sequence: MKTKKLTCETARSLSIMEALAMLGHFPSREQQQDAWFLSPFRTETHASLKVSKQLNRWYDHGIGKGGNIIDLVCAILKISVADALLILAKLKTVNYEIRPPIHTNKNQSSKLKILETKEIQHGALITYLKKRKIPYALAKQFCKEAHFQLGSKHLFSIGFENISGGWELRNPYFKSCTSPKDITHLQIGSKALVITEGMFDFLSILTAFPKMKTSRDFLVLNSLSLIKLTWPILENYDTVELYLDRDQAGRKATALYLEKHCNTNCIDKSIIYSGYGDVNDWLIKRKLELK